A stretch of DNA from Fimbriimonadales bacterium:
TGTTGAGGCTTTTTGACCCCCTCCGTATGGTTCCCCTGCTTGCGCAAGGGGAACCGGTTTTTGATGAAAGATTCGCAACGAATTCTTGAATGGGTAGCGTTCTTGCGAGGAAATAGATAAAAAGAAATGTCGGAAAATCGCGCCTTACGGCGCTCCTACGACTTCGGTAGACTCTAAACCAGCCTATCAACGAGGAGAAATGCTTATGTCAGTTCCATCCCCTCGAATGGAAACCAGACTCATTCATGCCGGAGAGCCTGAACCGAGGATTCGAGACGCCGTAGTCACTCCGATTTTCCAGTCTTCCACTTACTTGTTCACGAAGGAAAGCGAATACCACGACATTCACTATCTTCGGTTGAACAATTCGCCCAATCATGAAGTGCTTCATGCGAAAATCGCCGCGCTCGAAAACAGTGAAGCAGGTCTCGTGGCGTCGAGCGGCATGGCAATCATCACGACAGCGCTTTTAACCGTTCTCAAAACAGGTGACCATCTCTTAGCGCAAAAAGGTCTTTATGGAGGTACGCATGATTTCATCGTGAAAGACCTTCCCGCTTTAGGAATCGAATACACTTTCGTGAGCATCGAGGAGGAGAGTCGTTGGAAGGAACATTTGCGTCCGAACACGAAAGTGTTTTATTGCGAAAGCATCACCAATCCCTTGATGGAGGTGGGGGATTTAGGGGGGGTCGCGAAGTTTGCTAAAGAACACGGTCTCGTTTCCATGATTGATAACACTTTTGCAACCCCTATTAATTTTCGACCGTTGGAACACGGTTTCGATTTAGTGCTTCATAGTGCGACGAAATACCTGAACGGTCACAGTGACATCGTTGCAGGAGCCGGTGCGGGAAGAGCGGAGCTCATCGAACGAATTCGTCAGAAACTCAATCACTTCGGAGGAACGCTCGACCCTCATGCCTGTTTCCTTCTTCATCGCGGATTGAAAACGCTCGCGGTGCGGGTTAGGTATCAAAACGAAAGTGCGTTACGTATCGCAGAGTTTTTGGAAAGTCGTCCACAAGTCGCCCGCGTGAATTACCCAGGCTTGCAAAGCAGTGCGAGCTATCCTCATGCGAAAAAACTTTTCGAAGGCTTCGGAGGCATGCTGAGTTTCGAACTGAAAGGGGGGGCTGATGCGGCGAAGAAGTTTATGGAAAAGGTACGCATTCCTCTCGTGGCGCCGAGTTTAGGGGGGGTCGAAACGTTGGTGATATTGCCAGCGAAGACATCGCATTCTGCATTGGATGTGAATGAAAGGGAAGAATTGGGGATCCGCGAAGGCTTGATTCGCGTTTCCGTTGGGCTCGAGGCAGTGGAAGACCTCATTGCAGACTTCGACACCGCATTGTCACCATAGGAGCGTCGTAAGACGCGACAATTTCGATACATCTTTATCCTCGTGCCCAAACTCTGTTTGGGCACGTACATCTTTTATTCTTGTTCCTTTCATCGCGCAATGCAACTCGAATAGGGATACAATATAAAAAATGCAACCAGTCGTTTTACTCGGAATCGCTGCGGGTTTATTGGGGCATGCTCCTGTAGACAATTTCGTTCACGAGCCCACCTCCGCCTACGAGACCAAGATTTACCACGGATTCACGGTTCGAATAAGCCGAGCAGCGCGTGCGAAAGCCCACGAACTTTATGCCGCTCTCGGGCTATTGAAAACGAAACTCAAAGAAATCACCGAAATCGTCCCCCCCGAACCGCTTTCAGTATTGCAGAAAATTCCGATTTGGGTGGAGTGGAACAATCCCGATTTTCCTTGCTGTTGTTATCATCCCGAAAGAAAGTGGCTAGAGCAAAATGGTTACAACGTGGATAAGGAAAACTCTGTGGAGATTTGCAACCCGACGAATTTCGTCAAATGGATGACGGAAGACCAACCGATGATGATTCTTCACGAACTTGCGCACGGCTATCACGACATCGTTCTCGGTTACGAAGATAAATACATCGAGAGTTGCTATCGAAATGCGATGACGCACGACCTTTATCGCTCTGTTCCTTATCATCGCGGTCAGAAGTTGCAGGCTTACGCTACCAGAAATCCCATCGAATATTTTGCCGAACTTACAGAGGCGTATTTCGGAAAAAACGACTATTATCCTTTTACTCGAGATGAACTAAAAGAATACGACCCCAAAGGATACGAGATGATGCAGAGAATTTGGGGAGAACCTTCGAAACCCGTATCTAAGCCACTCGATCGAGCGAAGGGGGGGCATTTTCGGTTATCCAAAATTAATTCATTGAAGTGATGCCTTGTTCGGTACAAAACTAAATCGAAATTTCTTTTTTTTCTTTGAATCCTTTGCAGGGACACGTACCTGCAGCGCCTATACATCTCCAAGCAGAATGCCAATCTTCGGGATGCCCACAAAGGCATATTCTTTGCTTCTTTTCTTTATGTTCGACTTCATCGGCAGGAGAGACTTTAACCAATGCGTATTGCACAGGAACGTCTTCGTGCTTTTCCGGCGGGGTGTCCATGAAAACCCAATCCACCTCCGTGACTTTCCATCGTTCTGGCTTTCCGCAGTGTAGTTCGAGGATATCTCCCACATGGGGAATCTGCTCATGCCACTCGTGTTCGAGCAGCAGTTCCTGCCCTGTAATATGGTCAACGATTTTGACTGTCATTTCACAACCCCCAAAAATGGACATTACAAAAAACCGATAAGTAGGTATAGAGTACCGGAAAAAGGCTATACTTTTCATCCCAATGCCGCAAAACGAAGAGATGCAGTACGGTGGACAAGCGGTCATCGAAGGGGTGATGATGCGCTCTCCGCGTTTTTACGCTGTCGCATGCCGAGCACCTAATGGAAAAATTGTTTTGCACACCGAATCCATTTCGCAAAGTTGGATCAAACGAGCCGGACTGCTAAAGATTCCTTTTTTGCGCGGGACTTTCGCGCTCTTGGATGCGCTCATGTTGGGAATCAAAGCGTTGAATTTCTCTGCGAAAATCCAAACGGAGTGGACGAACCCGAAAGAAATGGCAGAATCGAAAGACGGTGAACTTCGAACGAACGAAGTCATCACTGCGAGCCCGCAAATGGAGGGGTGGATGAAAGCGGCAGTGGTCGGTTCGATGATTGTGGGGCTTGCGTTGGGAATAGGATTGTTCAAAGTAACTCCGATTTGGCTTGCGCAAGTTTTTACCTATTTCGGCATCGAGGGGGGGCTTGCGCTCAATTTAGTGGAAGGTCTTCTCAAGGCTGTAATCTTTTTGCTTTATGTTTTATTGATAGGGTTTTTGAAAGATATTCATGAAGTTTTCAAATATCACGGCGCGGAACATAAGGCGATAAACACCTTGGAAGCCGACGAACCGCTCACGCTCGAGAATGCGCGCAAACAAACGCGTCTGCATCCGAGATGCGGAACGAGTTTTATGATTGTAGTGTTGCTCATTTCTATTATTGGATTTACTCTCGTTCCTCGAATGCTTATCGAGGGGAGTATTGTAGTCAACTTATTCCTTAGAACGATCCTTCAACTTGCGTTGCTTCCGCTTATCGCAGGAATAGCGTACGAAGCGATACGCTTCGCTGGCAAGCATCGCAACAATCGTTGGATACGTGCCGTTTTTTTCCCCGGCTTGATGACGCAATATCTCACGACACGTGAACCGAGAGAAGACCAAATCCAAGTCGCCCTCGTCGCGTTGCAAGCTGTTTTAGAAAAAGAAGAAGAGACTAAGAAAGAAACACCCACGACGATGCAGGCAGTGTGATAGGGGGGGGCTTGCATCCTACGCGCTGATAGGATAGGATTGCATTACAAAAGCAGGCAGCTGACAAACACGCACAATAATCTTGTCTCTGCTGTCATGTGAGTTACTATTCATCATTCATGGAATAAGGTCGAAACGCTTGGCCAACCAACAGCCACTGCGCGATGGTCAATAAGACACCCAATTGATCGGCTACGCTATCCGGTGGACCGAATCGCAATAAGGCGAACTGGATTGGAAAACATGCGAGCAGTACCAGAAGCCATCGCTGATTACGGCAGTTCCAAGCAGGGGGGGATAGATGTCTTTTATGGTAGGCGCGCCAAAAGCCTCTCATAGCCGCAACAGCTCCGAGCCCGAATAGAGCCGGACCGAGCCAAACCAATGATATGTCTATCCCAAAAGTGTCGCCTTTGAATCGAAAAGCATCGGGAACAAAAAACGCGAGCCACAAAGTTCCCGCAAAGAGACCGAGATGCCACAGCGTAATAACCCCGAGTAATGGCCATGTCGCGCGTCGCCAGACCGCCGCGAGAACGAATAATGTGGCAAATGCCGAAACAACGGGAAACCAGTAATCGCCATCAGTGCCGCGACCACCGAATCCGAACAACTCCCATTGATAAGAAGCTCCGTCGAATGCGCCGCGAACAGCCGGAAGCCAGAACAC
This window harbors:
- a CDS encoding DUF1385 domain-containing protein; the encoded protein is MPQNEEMQYGGQAVIEGVMMRSPRFYAVACRAPNGKIVLHTESISQSWIKRAGLLKIPFLRGTFALLDALMLGIKALNFSAKIQTEWTNPKEMAESKDGELRTNEVITASPQMEGWMKAAVVGSMIVGLALGIGLFKVTPIWLAQVFTYFGIEGGLALNLVEGLLKAVIFLLYVLLIGFLKDIHEVFKYHGAEHKAINTLEADEPLTLENARKQTRLHPRCGTSFMIVVLLISIIGFTLVPRMLIEGSIVVNLFLRTILQLALLPLIAGIAYEAIRFAGKHRNNRWIRAVFFPGLMTQYLTTREPREDQIQVALVALQAVLEKEEETKKETPTTMQAV
- a CDS encoding aminotransferase class I/II-fold pyridoxal phosphate-dependent enzyme codes for the protein MSVPSPRMETRLIHAGEPEPRIRDAVVTPIFQSSTYLFTKESEYHDIHYLRLNNSPNHEVLHAKIAALENSEAGLVASSGMAIITTALLTVLKTGDHLLAQKGLYGGTHDFIVKDLPALGIEYTFVSIEEESRWKEHLRPNTKVFYCESITNPLMEVGDLGGVAKFAKEHGLVSMIDNTFATPINFRPLEHGFDLVLHSATKYLNGHSDIVAGAGAGRAELIERIRQKLNHFGGTLDPHACFLLHRGLKTLAVRVRYQNESALRIAEFLESRPQVARVNYPGLQSSASYPHAKKLFEGFGGMLSFELKGGADAAKKFMEKVRIPLVAPSLGGVETLVILPAKTSHSALDVNEREELGIREGLIRVSVGLEAVEDLIADFDTALSP